The nucleotide sequence GGCTGATTTAAGTAGAATGCAATAGTTAAATAGTTTTAATGATATCTAACTTTGTGAATAAGTAGCACATATATGTTTTTTTATAATGTTTGGTGTTATAGGTTTTAAAATTTTATTTGTTATTGGATGTAATCCTAAAAAAGTGTAAAATTCCATATTCTCTTGTTCATTTCTTCCGTACCAAATTTTTTCATTTCCATCTGTGTCAAAAAAAACAGTATAACAATCAGGAATAATTTTTTTAAAAAGACTAAAACGCTCTTCTTTATATAATTTTAAATTTCCTTTTTTAAACTCGTTTATACTAAATTCCACTTCTACATACTGGTGTTCTTGCCATCGCATCCATCGTCGATTATTCATAGATACTACAGTCATTAATAGAATAATTGCAAGCATACTTATAGAGAGTACAATTTTATTTTTTCGTATGCGTATATCTATGCGATCATTCTTCTTTAAAATATTCTCGGGAGATATAGTAATAAGTGTATCCTCCTCATTTGAGTTATCTTCATAAACAATTTTTAAGCGATTTTTAACTACAAAATCCTGATAGTTTTTATATCCTAGATACTCACATAAAGCGTTAACAACATTGAGCTGAGTGATGTTAATATCACCTTCATCATTGATTCCTTTATGAATTGCTAGCTTATAATAATCTCTAAGCCTTCGCTCTCCAATAGGAGTTTTAAATTCATTAGAAATATAATCAGATAAAATTTTTGCCAAAAAATTATTAGAGGGATGATTAATACCTTTTTTTTGGGCTTCTTTCCGAGCCTTTTCAAAAGCCTTAATTATTATTTTTCTGTGCATTAGAGAATTAATTATTAGTTCAATTTATTTGTTACATCTTAAATTGATTATGAAAATTTTCGTCCATAATCTTTCCTAATTTCTTCCATTTTCTTTCCACATTCTAATAGTAATTTTCTTTTCATTTGTTAAAGAGTTGATGGCCGCTTTACTCGCAATAAAGCTTGCGAACTTCAACTCTAATTTTGGAGTAGCAAAGTAAATGTTATTGCTATTGGGAAGTAAAATACCCTTTACTTCTTGCTCTCCATACTTCCCGACGAAGGGTTTTCTCTTCAAAGTTATTCAAGTGTTGTAAGCATTTGCTTATCCGATATAAGTTATCGGACAGCAACACTTATGTCAAACTTTTAAACACAACAAAATGAAAAAAATATCTATAATATTGTTTACGGTTTTCCTCAATTTGGGATTATTTTCTTGTACACCTCAACCTTTAGATGAAAATGCAAGTACAGCAGAAGTATGCTGTGGTGATGATAATGATCCACCGCCACCGCCACCAAATGGTAACTAATAAATAAAGAATAACTAAAAATTTGTTTTTACATTAGAGGAATGAAATTAATAAGAATTTTATTCCTCTTTTTTATATGCTTTTTCACTTTTAGTAAGGTGAGTTTTGCCGTTCAAGAGAAGGATAGTATAGCGTATTACCAAAATATAGCACGCAATCCAAAAAGCAGTGAGAGTCTTACTAAAGCATATTCTTTTTTTAACGAAAAAAAAGGATATGCTTTAGTAAAGAAAGATACTACTTTAATTATATTTCATTTGATCAATTTAGCAATGATCGAAAAAGAAGGGGGTTTGTATGTTGAAAGTGAGAACACTTATATTAAAGCTCTTGATCTAATCGATAAGCTTGAAGAGACGCCATATTTAAAAAAGCTTAGAAAATCGTTAACTACTAATTTGGCAATAACATATAGAGAGCAAAGTAATGTGGAAAAATCATTAGATCTTTATAATAATGCAATGTTAAACGCCCAAAATGCTGAAGATAGTATAGGAATTTTTAATAATAGGTCAAATGTTTTTAAGGATCAAGGAAATTATTTAAAATCTAAAGAAGAATTACTTAAGGCACAGTCATTAATATCGCAAGCTAAAGATACTTTATTGATAGCTTTAGTTTTAAATAATTTAGGATTTGCATATTCAAAATTGAACTCAGATAAAGCTCTTAATTATTTGGAAGATGGATTAAGGCTACGAGAAAAGTTTGGATATTCTAAAGGAATGTATTCTAGTTATTATAGTTTGGCTATACATTATAAAGACAGAAACAATAAGGCTATAGCTAATGAGTATGCTCAAAAGGCTTTAAAAATGTCTCAATTAATTAATAGCACTTCATATAGGCAAAATGCTTTGGGATTAATAGTCGACTTAAATGGAAACGATTATGTAAGAGAGTATAAAGAAATGACAGATAGTATTACTAAAGCGAGACAGGTAAATACTAATAAATTTGCTGCTTATAAATATGATTTGAGTAAAAAAAACGAAGAACTTTATAAATCAAAATTAAAAGAACAGGAACTGCAACGTCGAACACTGGTAGCTCAAGGTATTATTGTTTTAGTATTATTAATAGCAACATTTTTATATTTTGTTTTAAAATCTAGACATAAAAAGCGCCGTCATATAGAAATATATAATACAGAAACACGTATTTCAAAAA is from Pontimicrobium sp. SW4 and encodes:
- a CDS encoding tetratricopeptide repeat protein; translated protein: MKLIRILFLFFICFFTFSKVSFAVQEKDSIAYYQNIARNPKSSESLTKAYSFFNEKKGYALVKKDTTLIIFHLINLAMIEKEGGLYVESENTYIKALDLIDKLEETPYLKKLRKSLTTNLAITYREQSNVEKSLDLYNNAMLNAQNAEDSIGIFNNRSNVFKDQGNYLKSKEELLKAQSLISQAKDTLLIALVLNNLGFAYSKLNSDKALNYLEDGLRLREKFGYSKGMYSSYYSLAIHYKDRNNKAIANEYAQKALKMSQLINSTSYRQNALGLIVDLNGNDYVREYKEMTDSITKARQVNTNKFAAYKYDLSKKNEELYKSKLKEQELQRRTLVAQGIIVLVLLIATFLYFVLKSRHKKRRHIEIYNTETRISKKVHDEVANDVYHVMTKLQQDSNIHEDVLDDLEHIYTKTRDISKENIAINFDEKFEELLSDLLFSFKQDNIAVITKGLSKIQWKSLSEIKRTMLYRVLQELMVNMKKHSKASIVVVTFSEVKDKKTIVYKDNGIGCLLKMHGGLSNAENRIHSINGTINFESEINNGFKAIITI